A region of Argentina anserina chromosome 5, drPotAnse1.1, whole genome shotgun sequence DNA encodes the following proteins:
- the LOC126795923 gene encoding transcription factor DUO1-like — protein sequence METQLHKGRHTRTNSDKIDIGSVVMSPRVREQRKHELEGKREEGIRKGPWKAEEDEVLINHVKKCGPKDWSSIRSKGLLQRTGKSCRLRWVNKLRPNLKNGCKFSVEEERVVIELQAQFGNKWAKIATHLPGRTDNDVKNFWSSRQKRLARILQTSTSAVTPSKSHKNRREIPVYHDEVPIVEVSEHRESPKHSFFKEIPKFSCSSERESSLQAASCSSPCIGNSDALQMVPVSGLLDSNLLGFEKGNPVQQELELALPEKNLWIESQSLIPFLGNPQLQTELEYSSDTHELLKLDFDMFTTLEAELGKQLDIVPPFLEPVASCGNVEGEKIDNPITPDCVFDDFPVEMFDQIEPLPNDSNSSHD from the exons GGCAGTGTTGTTATGAGTCCAAGAGTCAGAGAACAGAGGAAGCATGAATTGGAAGGCAAAAGAGAAGAAGGAATAAGAAAAGGACCATGGAAAGCAGAGGAAGATGAAGTGCTTATCAACCATGTGAAGAAATGTGGCCCTAAAGACTGGAgctccattcgatccaaaggcCTCTTGCAGCGTACCGGAAAGTCGTGCCGTCTCCGTTGGGTTAATAAGCTTCGTCCCAACCTAAAGAA TGGGTGCAAATTTTCAGTAGAGGAGGAGAGGGTGGTGATAGAATTGCAAGCACAATTCGGGAACAAATGGGCAAAAATAGCAACCCATTTGCCAGGGAGAACCGATAATGATGTTAAGAACTTCTGGAGTAGCAGGCAGAAAAGGCTGGCTAGGATTTTGCAAACATCAACATCAGCAGTTACACCCTCCAAATCACACAAGAACAGAAGGGAAATTCCAGTTTACCATGACGAGGTTCCCATTGTGGAG GTGTCAGAACATAGAGAGAGTCCGAAGCACTCCTTTTTCAAAGAG ATTCCCAAGTTCAGTTGTTCATCAGAGCGTGAATCATCATTGCAGGCTGCATCATGCTCATCACCTTGCATTGGGAACTCTGATGCACTCCAAATGGTGCCAGTTTCAGGACTTCTTGACTCGAACTTGCTTGGTTTTGAAAAAGGCAACCCTGTTCAGCAGGAGCTAGAGCTTGCTCTACCTGAGAAGAATCTATGGATTGAGTCCCAATCTCTAATTCCTTTCCTAGGGAACCCACAACTGCAAACAGAGCTTGAATACTCATCAGACACCCATGAACTCCTGAAACTTGACTTCGACATGTTCACAACTTTGGAGGCTGAACTTGGCAAACAACTTGACATCGTGCCGCCATTTCTTGAGCCAGTTGCAAGCTGCGGAAATGTTGAGGGGGAAAAGATTGACAACCCAATAACCCCGGATTGTGTGTTCGATGACTTTCCAGTTGAAATGTTTGATCAAATCGAGCCACTGCCAAATGACTCCAATTCATCTCATGATTGA